ggtccagatACAATCCAAGAGGAATCTAGCTGTGTAGAGTGCTCTCCAACGTAACTCGGTACCCTATAAATCGAGTTATGTTGAACGTAACTCGGATCTAGAGAAATCGAGTAACCCAGATACTTGACAATTGAGAATGGATACAGTCGAAGGGGATTGAAAATGGACTGCAACGTAACTCGTTAGCtggaaaatcgagtttcatttAGCATAACCTTTCTACTTGTAGTTTTGCTTGCGACTTGCACTGTTCACACCCATTCAGTATCATGCTTATTCATAGTAAAAGTGGACCTGCTGACAACCATGCTGTGAACAACAAGTCATCCATACAAATCATAACCAACCACATCCATCAGTAACATTCCCCCATTTGCATTACgcgaataaaaaaatcatccatataTACAAGTTTATTTGTAAGTAAAGAGCCTCTATGCATTTAAATCAGTTgatgtacaaaaataaaaagttccaTTTCTGCATTTTAAACGTTCTTCACAATTGTAAGTTGAAACTTGGACAGCATCCGCCAACAATGGTTTTAGGCAAACATGGAGTCATAGCATTTGAGTGACaccttctttttgttcttttcagaAGTTGCCTCCTTTCTGAGGAGTAGCCAACACAGAAATTAGTATACAACCCATggtaattaataaattgaattgacAAATATAGAAGAGCATTCAGGCTTGCCTGCTTAAATGAGGAGTATCTACAGTTACACCTTGGCAACAATTACAAATCTGCAGCAAAACATATACAGTTAGGGAAATAGAGACCTCATGAATACTAGAATATGTACACGACAAACAATAAGATTGAAAGAACACCAAAACTGGGACAAAAGACTTGGAATGGTAATATGTAGGAGTTAAGACTAACTGCAACTACTTGAAGAAGTAATCACAAGATTGCCCAAAGTGGAGCTACATTTGATACAATGGTATTACTATCATGGTTCCGATCTACAAATTACTGCCCACATCTTAATTATAACTCATATAATGTAATATCTAAACATGTAAAGAAGAATAACTTATGTAATCCATGTTGTTAGTATGATTTGTAATTGTTACCTGCTACATAGCACCATGGCTTGTTGAAGCCACATTTCGAGTTGGACATGTACGACGGTTATGACCCTCTTGGCGACACAACCCACACTTCAACTTTGGTCCATTCTCAATCCACAATGAGGTTGGCAACTCCCTATCCTCGTCATCCATCTCATTGCGGATTCTCGTGGACTTGGGCCGACCTTTCTCACGGATCAACCGCTGGTTTGGCATCACGGTTCTCTTTTCTGCTGGCTCCGGCCATTCTAACCTATCTTTTAGTGGGGAACATAGGGATCCGTTGTTTGCTTCCCTGCTATTTGCCCCATTTGCACGTGCATGTCATGTCTATGAGGGAAACCCTATGGGTGTGATCTCCCCCGCCAGTGTTCAACACTGAAGACTGTGTCTCCACTGTATATAATCGTTGTTGCGCACTCATCCTTCTAACAATATGGAGCTTCGCCTTCTCTTGATTTTCCTCGAAATTGTCATAGGCATATTTGCACCACACTTGCCCCTCTTCCAACTTCTCAAGGGTTTTGTTTCGACGTTCGTCAAAGTATGAGTTCACCTTGTAAAATGTAAACTTCACCATTGCAGTTATGGGCAAGCTACGTGCGCCCTTAAGTACCCCATTGAAACACTCTGACaggttggttgtcattgccccatATCGGTGCCCATGGTCATGTACAAGTGTCCACTTTTCTTGATTTACCTCCTTAAGATAGTCGTACGCAGCCGGGTTGACATTCTTGATGCAATCCATGGTGTTCTCAAACTTCCTAACTTGATTCGCAGTTGCTGCGTTCCATACCAAGTTCTTCAACGGCACACTATTGAAGTTAGTGTTAACATTGCTTACTAAATGGCGGAGGCAATACCGGTGATGGGTTAACGGTGGTTGCAAGTAGCCCCTAGTGGTGTCATCGAAGCATGATTGTATCCCACGATGCCTGTCGGATATTATACACAAATTGGTGCGGTCTGTAACATAGGTCAACAGGCATGCCAAGAACCATCCCCATGTCTCCGTGCTCTCGCTTTCGACAACGGCAAATGCGAGTGGATAAACCTCATTGTTACCATCTGTTGCCATTGCTATCAACAGCTTTCCTTTGTACTTGCCATAAAGGTGCGTTGCATCTATGCTTATCACCGGCCTGCAATGCCTAAACCCTCTAATACACGGACCGAAAGCCCAAAACGCGGAGTTGAATATACAAGTCCCCGGGACATGGGGGTCACACTTTAATGTGGTCACAGTATCCGGATCTGCATCAGACAATGCAGCTAGAAATCGTGGCAATTCTGCGTACGACTCGTCGAAATCCCCGTAAATACGTGCAACTGCCTTCTGTTTGGCTTCCCAAACCTTGTACATAGTTACATCATGCCCATGCCTTGCATGCAACATACTACGCAAGTCCCTTACCTTTCGGGTTAGGTCTTCCCGTACATACTTCTCAAGTGCAATGGAGATGAACTTTGAATCCATCATCCGCCCATCAGTTGGTAGCTCGAGGGATGAGCAACTATGGGGACCCTTACATGTACTGATAACCCACATCCCGTGCTTCTTGCTGCAATTGGCCCGGATTGACCACAGACATGCCTCATTCTTACACCGCACTACCAGCCTATTGGTGTCAGACTTGATGACCTTGTATTGCTTATTATGCTCCACAGAGTAGAGGGTCAACACATATTGAACAGAGGCTTTATTCTTGAATAGCATCCCCCTTGCTGGGTGGTCATCTTTATGCCAACTTGTAAGATGTCCTGTACCCAATGCAGGTGATGGGTCATTAATATTGTCCCATGTGTTTGAAGTGAACCATTCTGGGATAGGAACTGTTGTAAGGCAATCCTCCTCATTATTTTCAATCAGTGGTACATCTAAGACCTCCGCGTCGTCCACTGGTCCATCAGTATCAATGAACTCTTCATACACATCTCGGCTGGCATCAATATCAATTCCCCCGTCCATATCAGCTTGGACATGCTCATATGTGTGAGTAGACCCTCCCACATCATGTGTATTGGTGGCGCCCACCACTTCGGTGTTGTCCAAATGATCAACCGCACTACATGGTTGATTATTGTAGGGGAAAGGCGTGGAAGAGGAATCTAAGGGAGGATGCACGTCAACCGACAATGAGTGTGGCTCTTCCACCCCACTGGCATGCTGTGAACTTGCACTACCATGGAACCCAACAGCCTCAACAGTTACATACAAGTCGGACGCTATGAACTGGGGGGTCCGCTTAATCACTGCCCACATCATGTCCACGTCAGCATTGCAACCCAACGGATTTGAGTTGTAGACAACCTGAGTACTCACAAGTATCTGGGGGGCACGGTACACAATGGATATCTTATGTGACTCCTTGTCCAACCGTAGAGCTTCCATTATCTTCCGGTGCATTTTTCTCAAGTGTGTTCCCCATTTCAACTCAATGAACTTCTGCTTCACTGACTCGCCTTTATAGGACAGCCCATGCAAGTCATGGAAATACTGTTCCCCATCATAGTAAACGTAGAAGCAGTGACGACCCATGCCAGACCTGGATAAGGACAATTAATTGTGGTTATCATGCAGAAGATAGGGGGTTATGTTAATGCAACAGTAATATGTATGAATGAATTCATATGTCATCATAGTAATTCACCGTAcaatgtttgtttatatatatgtttatttagaatgattatatacatatttcccaaaagaattctcaaaaataattattatatacattaCTATATAAAACTCGACATATTTAGGAACAATATGTATACAATATcactatcacacacacacacacacacacacacataagatTATTCTCAACTATTCGATCATAAGAGCACACAATAATTAATCGTTTGTTGGACAATTTTTTCCAGGATTTTCAATGTATTAACAGTTTTTGCAATTCCTaacaaaatgtttcaaaaaattggtGCCCTAAGCACATACATTATATGTAAACATAcctatacatgtgtgtgtgtgtatatatatatatatatacatgtgatCATATATGGCTAGGTAGCTTTgtttatatttacatatatttgcatatacatacatacatatatatatatatatgtatgtgtgtgtgtgtgtgtgtatgtgtgtgtgtacatatatacatatatttgggAATGCCACATATACATCTTATGATATGGGTAAGTACATTTGTCTATGTATACATAtatctatacatacatacatttatgtatatatatacacacacataatgtCAGAATAACACTGTTGTAGAAAGCAAtccaaattataagtagttatGTAAGTCAATCCATTTATAAGTAGTTATGTAAGTGAATATATACCTGTCAGGGAAGATATGCCAGAACAAAGAAGAAGGGGACCACAGCAACAGCACGCCTGGTGAGGATGCAATAATGACAAGGAAAATGGCAGAGGAGTTAGCAAACTTTGTTCACCTCATAGGCTTTCTTTTTCAGAGACCAGACAATGAAGGTTTTCAACACAGATAGAGCCAGACACGTGCATGGATTCTGAAGTTTGGGGAGGGGGACAACATGACTCGATATTACGGAAATCGATTTTATACAAAACTCGATACCACATAAATCGAGTTACTGTTGACAAGACATATTGAAATGACGGAGTTTCAGAAACTCGGTTAATCAGAAGTCGAGTTACATGTAACTCCGCatgctataactcgatttctataGAATCGAGTTTcagccccatttcctctacaAAAACCCACTTCACACGTTAGAAGGTGCAACCACATTCTAGTGCAAAGAATTCCCACCATTGCATTTTTGTAGAGTAGGATGGGACGAACCTATGTTGTGTTTAACGGTCGTGTTCCAGGCATATACGACAGTTGGCTAGATGCGAGTAGACAAGTTCATAAATTCCCAAACGCCAATCACAAATCATATAAAGATCGAAGGGAAGCCGAAGCTGCATACATGGAGTACTTGCATGGTAATGGTATGGGCGTGCATGGTGGTGCGTCTACATCGTCGGAAACTCCAAACATATCAACCTCAACTCCACATAGCACTTCTCAAAGCGAAGGAACCAACTATAGCAATGGAGACATTAGGCACACTTTGTTAAGGTATCAGTTGGAAGTTGCCATTGAGGAGCGTGACCACGCAAGGAGGATCGCAACGTTGAGTGCAAACATGTTGAATGAAGTGGTGGCTCATGTTGTGGGGGATGATGAAGTTGATGCACCCACGAGACAACGTACGGATGCATGAATGCAAAAATACGACTTCTTGTTGTGGTATTTAGTAAGATATGTGTATACTTTCAAGTACCATCTGTTGTCATGTGTGCTTTAAGTAGAAGTGTCATCGTTTTCCAATTGTTTCACTGGcagatatgtatatatagaaaaataaccttaatatttttgtttttggactactttggtcttattcggtccattatatcaactttggtcttattcagtccactGTGGTTTCTAGGAAAATCGGTGTACTACATTCTATTTACTTTATTTGATCCTATTCAGTCAGCTTTGGTCGTACCCCGTCTATTTGATTCACTGCAGTCCATTATTGTGTAGTTACAAAATACTAGATCAGCTTATACACAATGAGCCACGATTAACGAATGTACATGACGTAAAAAACAACAATGAATTGCATAACCTCTACATGAACGATTTGGAAATCCTCCTCGTTGGAGGATTCACTGCAATCCAtaccaatcaaagaaaattcaaagtttaaaaaagataGGATTGGAATTATTCATACATGATAAATCGTCCAACAttagaaaattatataaattcttcaagtcaattctgaaaattttaatagcCACAATATAGGAAGTCCAGAACAAAATGACCATGAATAAAAATTGACACCAAcgaactaaaaaaacaaataacacagCTATATAAACGTTCTTAAATCCCAAACACagtaaataaaaccctaaaattatGATGTACCTTGTAATATTATTCTGAATTAGATAAAAAATGaacacttaaaatttaaaagttacgTAAAAAGTGAACATTACATGGAATACTACAAGTTTCAATAAATACATTACTATATCTTCCCTCTAGCTAGCTCCACTGGACAAAATAGGTTCATCTCTATGAGAGTGGTCTTGCCACTGCCAATTCTGCCAACAATACGTATTTTGTGCCCTTCCTCAAATGTGCAACTGATCCCCCTCAGAACAAGTGCATCAGCCTATATTTGATCTGTTTTATCAATGATATATAAAGCCATATTATAAAGCCAAGTTTGAAGCAAATAACACAACTCTCAATCATGTgaagataaatacaaaaccaGTCAGATTGGTAATGAATGCCAAAGCATTAGTCCGCTTATTTAGAAtgattatatacatatttcccaaaagaattctcaaaaataattattatatacattaCTATATAAAACTCGACATATTTAGGAACAATATGTATACAATGTCACTATCACAATGTCCGGAAGAGCAACTTCAAATCAAGAATCAATCTCACTTCCGTAGCAAGTATGTTGGCAAGCATTCCTTTCCCATCAAATACTCCACAGGAGACAAAGAGGGATCATCATGTCTAAATTTGTTAGCAATCAAACCATGTAAAGCACTAAACATATGAGGATTACCCATGTCAACAGTTTGGTCAATTAATGCCAACTTATAGATCAGAAGTCCTATTAAATGCTTCTTCCACTTCTAACTTACAGGAAGCTCAAAGAAAATATGTTTGATGATCACCAAACAGACatgtaagaagaaaattttacagCATCGTTAGTTTGCAAAATCTACAATTATTTTCATTCCCACATGATTTCAACACATTGCagataaggatatatatataaagcacaATGAAGgcaaataaatggaaaaaaataccTGTATGCCCAACAAAAGTATGTGTACATTTGCTTCCTCTCCAAAGTTTTAAAGTTGTATCACTTGAACCTAAAATCGTGGTAGCATAAAAATGAACCCCATAAGTTCATAGTGAAAGACATAGTTGGATCTATGCATTCCAATCTGATGTAACCAGTTCCAACTaccaacaaaatctaaaacaatatCTAGCAGAACAGTAATACTCTAATCATATTATACCTGTAACAAGCTCGCCTGAAGGCAGCTTTATGAGTGCTTGGATTGCTGCCTTATGAGCCTCCCAGGATTCTGAAGGTTGGCCACTTCTCCAACGTCATAATGTGCTGTGGTGAAGGAGACATTAGATACTAACCGAAAATTATTGAGAAAAATGCATATACCTTTGTAAGCATAGATAataattcaaacccaaaaaacggcaatacacaaacaataaaagtaacatTCAAACAGTAtgcaaatttttcattaacGCCTCCATCATTTCATTAAAGCAAATGATGGACAAGATTTGATTCATTGGCCAATGACAcacacaacatatatatatatatatatatactgaaaatcataaaataagaaGGCTAATCGatgaaaaaatcaataatcaattaaatgtttcTCATTGGGTTCCCAATTTCCTACCAAAATGAAAAGGTAATATATACaatgataaataacaattacaaaCCCCAAGAAGCAAAAGGAACAAAACATGCAGACATAACTAAGATTTTTGCCGTTTTCAGCTTTGGGTAAGTTATATTGTGAGCTGCTCTAgaactcagaaaaaaaaatataaattctatttttatttgttcctACTAacgaacttgtaatcaaatgtACACAGATCTAATCATTCTAGAGAGGAGGGGATTTAAAGgagattaaaaataagaaaatgggaAGGAGGATGTACCAATCTAGGAATTGTAGGGAAGGCAAATCAGAAAATTAGGAGAGAGACACATACCTAGCCAAGCATTGTAGAGACTCGGATAAATGATTTGCTACAAAGGAGTTGGTTCTACCATTGATCCGCATAAACTTCGTCATCAAACTCTTTTACAGAAAGTATCAAATTACTTCTTCTTGCTTATCAACAATACCACACATTTGTTTctcacaaaaataacaaaaataaaaaaaacaaattactcTCTTACAACCCACTTTACTATAGCTAacaacatacaaaaacacaagaaagtttGGCTTCAAATGAATACCAATCCAGACATTTGTCAAATTGCAATCAAAACTCCAAGTGCAGAAAAACTTCCTAATACATCAATAAATACAATACGCCTTGTGGGTTTTctccaaaatatcaatttcttgacAACAAACACATTGATAGCCAGTATTCTCCCCAAGCAATGATCCAGAAATAGATGCACAGCCACCAAGATTCTCCCCAATTAGTAGAACATTTTGCATGCTTATTCCAGTCACCTATACACATGAAGAATAAGCACACAAGGACAATCCAGCTCAATGGCCTTTTCGTGTCCACCATTGCAGTtaggtctaaaaaaaaaaatacgactTTCGAAGAAAAGTGAAACGTAACTATGCAGTCACCTATAGGCAGGAAGTATAAGCATACACTAAGGCATTTAATGATCTTTTCGTTTCCGCCCATATGCCCTGACAGGTCTAATCTTACCTGTTTCATCAGACACAACagcataattaaattaacataatcaatcaaatgcACAGTACAAGTAGCTCAAGAAGATGGGAAGTGTAGACGAAGTACATACCATCACCGGTCCCGCAATCGGGAGCATGCGCACGCAGGCGTCGCGATCTCCGCAAAGCCTCCACCGGCTCAATGTCCTCAGCCGGTATCTGCTCAATCTGTACAGCCTCTCCGTGGGGGGTTTGAGATGGAGCTGACATGGTGGGGTCCACATGCACTAGAGGTGGGGTGGGCATGCCTGGTGTGGGGACAAATATGCATCCACCATCATGGGCAGATCCACTGAAAACTAGGGGCGACATACGAGGAGGGCCCTCAAAGTCCGTGCTAGCACCATGGGATGTAGTGTGGGCTGGAACAGTGCCCTGATGATCGACGGTATGGGATGGCCCAGCACCATCACCAGGCGTACATCGCGGTGTCCTGCCGTCGTCATCAGACAGTACCCAATCAGTGCCAAGCCATGCCTCTTCTACACCCTCCTCATTCCCTTCCTCGTAGATGGGAGCCGACTCGGTCGTACGGCTGCGACCAGCTTGACCACCTCCACGATGTCCACCCCCACGAGACCCACCACGTTGCCCGCCACGAACTGCGGCCTGTGTATCAATGTCAACTGCTTCTGCAAGCGCATTCGCCAATTTAAGTCGGCCTAGCTCCTCCACAAGCTCTAGTGTAAATGTAAGGTCAGTGTGCATGTCAGAACCTTCATCGCACCTCTGTATAGACCTAATCATCGTCCGAACCTACAAAACAAGGGCGTCATAAAAGCAAGAACGCAAGTATGATGCAAAACTTGGATAAATCTGttccaaaatcaaaagaaaaagtagcaaaCATAGCTAATGAAATCCTTATATTACTTATAATTATGAAGCATCTTTAAAAAGACAGTGTATAAAAGTAGGGGTTGGCCCCCCCTGTGCAAAAATTTATAGTTCCAACCCAACACTCATGAATTTTCAGTTTCCTGTTATGTTTATCGCTATGCAATCTAAACATTGAGATAATACTTCTAAAAAACACGTATAGTTGGTTGTACATAAGTTCAATCTTAGCATAAgtgaaaatatcataatttcaCTTCTGTATCTAGGCTTCACCAGATTTACAACTCCATTAATATCACATTGCAACCAGGACACATATTTAGAAGTTATTATTTCCTAACGTACACGCCCAAatcaaatgaattgaaaatatcaaacgCAAGCTTCGAGTTTCAATTAAGGGAAGTACGAAAATCATGCACACATATATCATACTTGAATCTAGTATAAATGCACATCTCCTTGCTGCATACTTGCAAGATTTTAAATGACCTTTACGCTGTTGGGAATTGCATTCTACCAACAGTTTAGTAAGGGACTTCCCAATCGTAGAGGTCATATCTATCAAGGAATATGTAATACATTAATCAGTCCTGGAGGAAAGGCTATCTAAACTATCATGAAATGTGAATTTATCACTACTACACAGAGTTGCACCGTCCATTTTAAAGTACaagccaaccaaaaacaaaaagaaataaacaaaaaataaaataaaatacaataaaacccaacccaacccacccttTGTAAAAGTTGAATGTAATTATATGAACAAAGGTGTGGTCATCATTCGTCATTGCCCATTAACCATTCCTCGTGCAAACAAATTGGATCAAGACAAATTCAGTTTGTTATGAACTTAAATCATGCAGTATTTTGACTTTAAAACATAATGACATGTCATGCAGtattttttgactttaaaacaaaatgacagaGAAACTTATAGAGATGTAACAACGATAATTATTGTGGACTTTTGCATGCATGATGAAGCTGCTGAGGATATTTAATCCAACAATGGTTTCATCCATAAAATAGGAATTGTTGCCTCACCATGAGTTCCCAATATGCGGAATCTGGTGTTATGTACCGCCTTGTGTGGCGATTGTACCACATCATGTACTCAACGAGATACGTATCATCATCGTCTAGGAGATCGGACCCACGAACTACATTCACTCGGTTGGCCCATTGCCGAATAAAGGGATCATGTTCTACCTCCCAGTTCTTCTCCCATTTACCCTGAAGGGATATCTTGTGAAGGGTAGTTGACGTATCCACGACACTTGGAACTGGTTGCTTCATCCCAAACTGACGGAGGACTCGCTCAGGATGATGCCACTCCACTATCCAAAAGAATATCAACGGCACCTCGGCCCTCCAAATATGCTGCCCAGTAGTGCAATACGCAGGTAGGGAGCCTAGCGTATGCGTGTACGGCTCCCATACAATCTGCATAAGTAGATTATGTTTGTGATAGTGAGACATCATACTAATTTAACATTATGTTTGTGATATGTAATATGCAAAGCATGGAATTTCTTGCTTCTAGTCGTACACAAAATCTTCAGGGATTATTGGGCAGAAAgtaaaagaacaacaaaattgacctgcaaaaaatattaaaagatctAGGTTGTTCTAGTCTATTTCCATTTTCAGCCCCATGTTCATATGCTGGACAGGGTTCAAAGCTAACTGACACCATCAAATACTAGGGTTTTCAATCTGAACCAAACTTAAGAGGAGGGTACTAGAGCATCCTTATGGCTGTAAGATGAATCCAAGTTGATGATTTCACAAAATCTTTTTATCGTAATAGAAATATTGTGCTACATTAATTGCATTAGTCATTAACAATGTTTCAATGAATGAGAACAAAATGACTAATATAAGGTCTACTGCAGACATTGCATTTCAAGTAGCACTTTATATTGCAAGATATGGAAGCTATGTAAATTATTACATGGTATGATCCTCATCAAATACTGTTATTATATttctatgtaaatatatatttcttataaatttttgtgttggAAATTACGTAAGCCTTTTCAAACTAATCATGTCAATGTCTAAAATTACATTCCTCTTGAAGAATATGGTGAGCAGCATATTTTGCACGcttctaaaattatatgaataaagTACTCGTTAATAATCCAtagcttttaataattttaggacTATTAAGGCAGCTAAAGTGGGGACAACTTAAGGAGTTGCATGCTGCAATTAAATTGTGCTCTCCAACTTTGGTGCAAGGAGCACGAACTAACTTTTCATTTACGTCAACAACAAGAGGTAATGTGTCAAGCGTCTTTATGTTTTCTCATATATCACTGATTAacaattatttgtttctttaaacttaGGCCATTGTTTTCCAAGAAGACAATCGAGGCTGTGCATATTCAAAATATACCACTTGAATACGTAAATCGAAGTCAAACAGTATTCTACTAGACTGTAAAAATATAACCTTCAATTCAGCAAAGGTAATTTATAACTTACAATGTAACAATGTTTTTTGCATCACAATAACAATGTTTGTAATCCTGGATACCCCTATGTTAGAAGAAGAAATACTAAATTGTCTACTTATTAGGCAAAGCAATAACTATGGTTTTAAGCtcataacattttattaattaattacaacTGATTTCACAAGCTTAATTACAAACCGtacaagcttaaattttatttgtttaatcaaaTTTGTAGCATATATTGAGACTATATGGAAAAACAACCGACTAAAGTAGAGCGTGATAGTAATCTGGTGCAATTGTACATATGAAACTTCTAGCGAAGAGAGTTCGATCGTACCTATGAAACTTATATCTATGCCCAAATGGAGCTCACACACTAAAACCACCTGCAGCACCAGTGGCACCTTGTAGTCAATGTAAAGAGCTTAGAT
The DNA window shown above is from Quercus lobata isolate SW786 chromosome 7, ValleyOak3.0 Primary Assembly, whole genome shotgun sequence and carries:
- the LOC115951587 gene encoding uncharacterized protein LOC115951587 — translated: MGRHCFYVYYDGEQYFHDLHGLSYKGESVKQKFIELKWGTHLRKMHRKIMEALRLDKESHKISIVYRAPQILVSTQVVYNSNPLGCNADVDMMWAVIKRTPQFIASDLYVTVEAVGFHGSASSQHASGVEEPHSLSVDVHPPLDSSSTPFPYNNQPCSAVDHLDNTEVVGATNTHDVGGSTHTYEHVQADMDGGIDIDASRDVYEEFIDTDGPVDDAEVLDVPLIENNEEDCLTTVPIPEWFTSNTWDNINDPSPALGTGHLTSWHKDDHPARGMLFKNKASVQYVLTLYSVEHNKQYKVIKSDTNRLVVRCKNEACLWSIRANCSKKHGMWVISTCKGPHSCSSLELPTDGRMMDSKFISIALEKYVREDLTRKVRDLRSMLHARHGHDVTMYKVWEAKQKAVARIYGDFDESYAELPRFLAALSDADPDTVTTLKCDPHVPGTCIFNSAFWAFGPCIRGFRHCRPVISIDATHLYGKYKGKLLIAMATDGNNEVYPLAFAVVESESTETWGWFLACLLTYVTDRTNLCIISDRHRGIQSCFDDTTRGYLQPPLTHHRYCLRHLVSNVNTNFNSVPLKNLVWNAATANQVRKFENTMDCIKNVNPAAYDYLKEVNQEKWTLVHDHGHRYGAMTTNLSECFNGVLKGARSLPITAMVKFTFYKVNSYFDERRNKTLEKLEEGQVWCKYAYDNFEENQEKAKLHIVRRMSAQQRLYTVETQSSVLNTGGGDHTHRVSLIDMTCTCKWGK